A genomic stretch from Scheffersomyces stipitis CBS 6054 chromosome 6, complete sequence includes:
- the FTR1 gene encoding plasma membrane iron permease (go_component membrane) gives MVNVFNVQIFFIVFRESLEAVVVVSVLLAFLKQGLGQATQDPVVYKKLVRQVWIGAISGVVVCLIIGCAFIGAFYSLGNDVWSKSEDIWEGVFCIIATVLISLMGLAMLRINKMKEKWRIKLARALTKTPSNKKDRFKIGYLTKKYCMFILPFITCLREGLEAVVFVGGVGLSSPATAFPIPVITGLIAGIAVGTLLYYSGSTVSLQIFLIISTGILYLIAAGLFSRGIWYFENHLFSVQTGGDASENGSGPGTYDIAKSVWHVNCCNPETDNGWDVFNALLGWQNSATYGSVISYNIYWLVIIAVILLMLFEEKHGHLPFLKNLTLVQLNPMYHLKGKKKNNLTSAEKEELFDKVKNTNFGEDSEHEPLTEIRKEISDVEKVSN, from the coding sequence ATGGTGAACGTATTTAATGTCCAAATTTTCTTTATCGTGTTTAGAGAATCCTTAGAGGCCGTCGTTGTCGTTTCGGTCCTCTTGGCTTTTCTTAAACAAGGTTTGGGACAAGCCACCCAAGACCCCGTTGTCTACAAAAAATTAGTCCGACAAGTGTGGATAGGGGCGATACTGGGGGTGGTTGTCTGTCTTATCATTGGTTGTGCTTTTATTGGTGCTTTCTACTCTCTTGGTAACGATGTTTGGTCTAAGTCGGAAGATATCTGGGAAGGTGTCTTCTGTATTATTGCGACTGTTTTGATCTCTCTTATGGGTCTTGCTATGCTTCGTATTaacaagatgaaagaaaAGTGGAGAATTAAGTTGGCCAGAGCTTTGACTAAGACACCTAGTAATAAAAAGGACAGATTCAAGATTGGTTACTTAACCAAGAAGTACTGTATGTTCATTTTGCCTTTCATTACTTGTTTAAGAGAAGGTTTGGAAGCTGTTGTCTTCGTTGGTGGTGTTGGTTTAAGTTCCCCAGCCACCGCTTTCCCTATTCCAGTTATCACTGGTTTAATTGCTGGTATTGCTGTTGGTACTCTTTTGTACTACTCTGGTTCGACCGTTTCTTTGCAGATCTTTTTGATTATCTCCACTGGTATTTTGTACTTAATCGCTGCTGGTTTATTCTCCAGAGGTATTTGGTACTTCGAGAACCATCTTTTCAGTGTTCAAACTGGTGGTGatgcttctgaaaacgGTTCTGGTCCTGGTACTTATGATATTGCCAAGTCTGTTTGGCACGTCAACTGCTGCAACCCAGAAACCGACAACGGTTGGGATGTGTTCAACGCTTTATTAGGATGGCAAAATTCTGCTACCTATGGTTCTGTTATTTCCTACAACATCTACTGGTTGGTTATCATTGCCGTTATTCTCTTGATGCTCTTCGAAGAAAAGCACGGTCACTTACCATTCCTCAAGAACCTTACCTTAGTTCAATTGAACCCTATGTACCACTTGAAgggcaagaagaagaacaacttgaccagtgctgaaaaggaagaattgTTCGACAAGGTCAAGAACACTAactttggtgaagattCTGAACATGAACCACTCACTGAAATCCGCAAAGAAATTAGTGATGTTGAAAAGGTATCCAATTAG
- a CDS encoding predicted protein, with amino-acid sequence MYKDGDLEDPLKGRGSNVAKQLISRNIIGGVSDPELKSYLIGSQKFNSQKYLTTVHRDTSIDELTSSLGFLEQSIQSQTNELKGVIDANFIKFINCKKAIDTVLVDFKNSKTRAQQDRENATVFNPQRHRNTAKQETLSSELEEAVKNLNMATALMIRPIQENKNRENKLNKLIEFVKAHPFFFDLPNKLLKYLSIHDHDSFIDDYNKYLGEKESMLNLNKSKYNADLARLTKEKDEEGIRNLDQEYQLYNTALSKVFEEIDSITEQFRAKTYKELLSMDYEVPLNGRSKSTSTSKFTSLVDKLYKLDSSMSLSDNNPISKFLSTQLESINTELEHQIAKYDTRFRMMQRKLQDYISTLADARKNGSHVRYISEKYNSTKTDLMVSKTKSNEEKEKLVFDVFDSGDNLDLSLVNETWLVLLNLMNFLEDLFSKNLTKFVNNYRHYYQFNVDPQGTIRDSFVNIVNKVALVLVTLFENESSAEASQLEAQPKDYELFLPHYANSMSSVFYLSSVNQKLNHLFTHLGELSGLVGNTSKFAETNKLLKNLKNASVKTNQKMIEAICSVWVNDCSQLFELEDWTVSTLNEDTVKKQGDGSTYTKLMNIIEYYQLFILIKLADLTFNKDETNGDFRIVQSYPSKRMLVSIEIQFMRSLNIIVDSVMKKYNMERMNDSDFVVSDNETYKVLTMNNFDKLSRITYPRLIKKFDQLFSKDLSTQKLKLFADIDKASFTIFEDVLNREKMWIANQVNKFFHSHISNVDGRVTELRIDGFIYEILIHFVRLINKVKPVTGKDIFINIINELQSNLLKNILDNLRMCDTFSSLSMINLKLDVNFILEIFENSKTLKFNDSTYKLLQVLLNAIEEKYNGAEERYNYSQSDFAYILNQNLANSANEFDCF; translated from the coding sequence ATGTACAAAGATGGAGACTTGGAAGATCCTTTGAAAGGAAGAGGCTCTAACGTAGCCAAGCAGTTGATTTCTAGAAATATTATAGGAGGAGTGTCCGATCCCGAGTTGAAAAGCTATTTAATTGGCTCGCAGAAATTCAATTCCCAAAAGTATTTGACCACAGTGCATAGGGATACTTCAATCGACGAATTGACTTCGTCATTGggatttcttgaacagaGTATTCAGAGTCAGACTAATGAGTTAAAAGGTGTAATCGATGCCAATTTCATAAAGTTCATCAACTGTAAAAAGGCAATTGACACCGTATTGgtagatttcaagaatctgaaaacaAGAGCTCAGCAAGATAGAGAAAATGCAACAGTGTTCAATCCGCAAAGACACAGAAACACAGCCAAACAGGAAACGCTCTCTTCTGAATTGGAGGAGGCCGTTAAAAACCTCAACATGGCTACAGCATTAATGATCAGACCTATTCAAGAGAATAAAAATAGAgagaacaagttgaacaaattgataGAATTCGTCAAAGCACACCCGTTTTTCTTCGATTTGCCCAATAAGCTTCTTAAGTATCTTTCCATACATGATCACGACAGCTTTATCGATGATTATAATAAGTATTTGGGTGAGAAGGAGAGCATGTtaaatttgaataaatcTAAGTATAATGCCGATTTGGCTCGTTTGaccaaagagaaagatgaagaaggcatCAGAAACTTGGACCAAGAATACCAATTATACAATACAGCGCTTTCTAAAGTGTTCGAGGAAATTGATTCCATTACTGAACAATTCCGCGCGAAGACATACAAAGAGTTGCTATCCATGGATTACGAGGTTCCATTGAATGGAAGATCAAAGTCCACTTCAACCTCTAAGTTTACCTCCTTGGTTGACAAGTTATACAAATTGGATAGCTCCATGAGCTTATCAGATAACAATCCTATCTCCAAATTTCTTTCTACCCAATTGGAGTCCATCAACACAGAGTTGGAACATCAAATAGCCAAATATGATACAAGATTTAGAATGATGCAAAGAAAACTCCAGGATTACATTAGCACCTTGGCTGATGCCAGAAAGAACGGTTCTCATGTTAGATATATCAGCGAGAAATACAACAGCACGAAGACAGATTTGATGGTGTCCAAGACTAAGAGCAACGAGGAGAAGGAAAAGTTAGTCTTTGACGTTTTTGACAGTGGAGACAATTTAGATTTATCATTAGTGAATGAGACTTGGTTAGTTCTCCTCAACCTCATGAACTTTTTAGAAGATTTATTTTCGAAGAACTTAACCAAATTTGTCAACAACTACAGACACTACTACCAGTTCAATGTTGACCCACAGGGAACTATTAGAGACTCCTTTGTTAATATCGTGAACAAGGTGGCGCTTGTATTGGTTACTTTGTTTGAAAACGAGTCGTCAGCCGAAGCTAGCCAATTAGAAGCACAACCAAAAGACTACGAATTATTTTTGCCCCACTATGCAAATTCAATGTCTTCAGTTTTCTATTTGTCGAGTGTGAACCAGAAGTTAAATCATCTTTTCACTCATTTAGGAGAACTTTCAGGGCTAGTCGGCAATACTTCCAAGTTTGCGGAAACCAATaagttattgaagaatcttAAAAATGCCTCTGTGAAAACGAATCAAAAGATGATTGAAGCAATTTGCTCTGTATGGGTGAATGATTGCTCTCAATTATTTGAATTAGAAGATTGGACTGTGAGCACTCTCAATGAAGATACAGTCAAGAAACAAGGGGACGGATCTACGTATACAAAACTCATGAACATAATAGAGTACTATCAATTGTTTATTTTAATCAAGTTGGCAGATCTCACATTCAATAAGGATGAAACCAATGGAGATTTCAGGATAGTTCAATCATATCCTAGTAAGAGAATGTTGGTCAGTATCGAAATCCAGTTTATGAGAAGTTTGAATATTATTGTGGATTCGGtaatgaagaagtacaaCATGGAACGAATGAATGATTCTGACTTTGTGGTAAGTGATAATGAAACTTATAAAGTACTAACGATGAATAATTTTGATAAATTATCAAGAATAACGTACCCTAGATTGATCAAAAAGTTTGATCAATTGTTCAGTAAGGATCTACTGACTCAGAAACTAAAGCTTTTTGCAGACATCGATAAGGCAAGTTTCACtatttttgaagatgtaTTAAACCGTGAGAAGATGTGGATTGCTAACCAAGTCAACAAATTTTTCCATTCTCACATTAGCAATGTAGATGGAAGGGTCACTGAATTACGTATTGATGGTTTCATCTATGAGATTTTAATTCATTTTGTGAGATTGATAAACAAGGTGAAACCAGTCACAGGCAAAGATATTTTTATCAATATTATCAACGAACTTCAATCCAatttattgaagaacataTTAGATAACTTGCGTATGTGCGATAcattttcatcattatcgatgatcaacttgaaattggaTGTGAACTTTATCTTGGAGATTTTCGAAAACTCCAAGACcttgaagttcaacgaTTCGACCTATAAGTTATTGCAGGTGCTCCTCAATGCAATCGAAGAGAAATATAATGGTGCAGAAGAGAGGTACAACTACTCACAGAGCGACTTTGCTTACATATTAAACCAGAATTTGGCCAATTCTGCCAATGAATTTGACTGTTTCTAG
- a CDS encoding predicted protein, with protein MINYDYSEQDILSFYNLQAVDPTSISHLNLNKEEDIAPEEINKLSKDEQFAILNRLVN; from the coding sequence ATGATCAACTATGACTACAGCGAGCAGGATATACTTTCCTTCTACAATCTCCAAGCAGTGGATCCTACTTCTATTCTGCATCTTAATCTTAACAAAGAGGAAGATATAGCCCCAGAGGAAATCAATAAGTTATCAAAAGATGAACAATTTGCCATTTTGAACAGATTGGTTAAC
- a CDS encoding Myb, DNA-binding protein (go_component nucleus~go_function DNA binding): protein MDEQQEIGGAHALLQLGSKQKDDGIDDSIDAIGNNENSNVNEDVDDEGDLSDSKNQQINDAVEAAVMRYVGGTLDSAEHESKRSKRKIHDEIINNIHEFNQWTGFLEENISDHGNEDYDAYTSQQQSQPLHSNKRSKGKKRRTQSGTSDIDPELEALGTTEHDQLVEAAIIDARELARHINEQGAGTGNLNLSHHQQHAGSDSINAITQLAQAATSLSETKKAKLKRKDGESYQMKNIALRPKFNNLTSVETLIEEASAQACEWFNSLPDTTGKGPRMFSAEEMSAVDHFVAGYCHLNKWTREDVCNRVWSNERKKDNFWESLVRVLPYRSRASVYKHVRRIYHVFDVRAKWTEEDDALLKKLALTHEGKWKQIGEAMGRMPEDCRDRWRNYVKCGDNRTSNQWSQDEENALKQIVTDMFQQSGNKEYASINWTVVSERMNGTRSRIQCRYKWNKLVKRETALRATYMNSDTKLWMLRKLQSSGWDSVDSVDWTEVARLHREENVKQDENGYQWDAPDFKASFEKMRSEVRDHKRLSFVTILMLDPNDPESIATAAVAAVSSGVDGVDAQQQAYSLWR, encoded by the exons ATGGACGAGCAGCAGGAAATCGGAGGAGCACATGCTCTCCTCCAACTAGGCTCAAAGCAGAAGGATGATGGAATAGACGACAGCATTGATGCAATCGGCAATAATGAAAACAGCAATGtcaatgaagatgtagatgaCGAAGGAGACCTTTCAGACTCGAAGAACCAGCAGATTAATGATGCAGTAGAGGCTGCTGTCATGAGGTATGTGGGAGGAACTTTGGACTCTGCAGAGCATGAGAGCAAAAGAAGCAAACGGAAGATCCACGATGAgatcatcaacaatatccaCGAGTTCAACCAATGGACTGGATTCttagaagaaaatatcagCGACCATGGCAACGAGGACTACGATGCTTATACGTCTCAACAGCAGTCTCAGCCGCTCCATCTGAACAAAAGAAGcaaaggaaagaaaagaagaactcaacTGGGAACAAGCGACATCGATCCAGAACTCGAGGCTTTAGGCACAACTGAACACGACCAATTAGTAGAGGCAGCAATAATTGATGCCAGAGAACTTGCCAGACACATCAATGAACAGGGAGCCGGAACTGGGAACCTAAATCTCAGCCACCACCAACAGCACGCTGGATCTGACTCAATCAATGCGATTACTCAACTTGCTCAGGCTGCTACATCGTTATCCgaaacaaagaaagcaaaacTCAAGAGAAAAGATGGGGAGTCATACCAGATGAAGAACATTGCCTTACGAcccaagttcaacaacttgaccaGTGTAGAAACTCTCATAGAGGAAGCCTCGGCGCAAGCCTGTGAATGGTTCAATTCCCTACCTGACACTACGGGTAAAGGTCCACGTATGTTTTCGGCAGAAGAGATGAGTGCAGTAGACCATTTCGTAGCAGGTTATTGCCATTTGAACAAATGGACAAGAGAAGATGTGTGTAACAGAGTGTGGTCCAAcgagagaaagaaagacaatTTCTGGGAGTCTTTAGTACGAGTACTACCATACAGATCCAGAGCTTCTGTGTACAAGCATGTGAGGAGAATCTACCATGTGTTTGACGTCAGAGCAAAGTGGACAGAGGAAGATGATGCCTTGCTTAAGAAACTTGCACTTACACATGAGGGTAAATGGAAACAAATTGGAGAAGCTATGGGTAGAATGCCGGAAGATTGCCGTGACAGGTGGAGAAATTACGTCAAGTGTGGAGACAACAGAACATCAAACCAATGGTcacaagatgaagagaacGCCCTTAAGCAGATCGTCACTGATATGTTTCAACAATCTGGAAACAAAGAGTATGCGTCTATTAATTGGACCGTTGTTAGTGAAAGAATGAATGGAACCAGATCTCGTATTCAGTGTCGTTACAAATGGAACAAGTTGGTAAAGAGGGAAACTGCTCTTCGTGCAACGTACATGAATTCCGACACAAAACTCTGGATGCTCAGAAAACTCCAGAGCTCTGGCTGGGATTCTGTTGATAGTGTCGATTGGACTGAAGTAGCCCGTTTGCATAGGGAAGAGAATGTTAAGCAGGATGAGAATGGCTACCAGTGGGATGCGCCAGATTTCAAGGCTAGTTTTGAGAAGATGAGGTCAGAAGTGAGAGACCACAAGAGGCTTTCATTTGTTACCATTTTGATGC TTGATCCAAACGATCCTGAGTCAATAGCAACAGCAGCTGTTGCTGCGGTCTCGTCAGGTGTAGACGGTGTTGATGCCCAGCAACAGGCATATAGCTTATGGCGATAG
- a CDS encoding predicted protein, protein MKNFAAKSSLISFVLFLFFGITASTALPATGYNSQSESFSLGAYKPARSLKSNSALFEESVKNLDNFGFQYVVFDPNDLSVKLNSSSDPKQYNITGFINGDLSLKVTNLDGKYLTVNNQTNQLQLSDDVELSKQQFAVRRDMIFAQGSSTWSVCGGTGADDFEGAYIYHGTLEENSQFCSSGGRELELKAIGDSGAIPDFPLN, encoded by the coding sequence atgaaaaatttcgcagccaaaaGTTCACTCATTAGCTTCGTGttatttttgtttttcgGTATTACAGCTTCCACGGCTTTGCCTGCCACCGGATACAATTCTCAGTCTGAGTCATTCAGTTTGGGAGCATACAAGCCTGCTCGCTCATTAAAGTCAAATAGTGCCTTGTTCGAAGAGAGtgtcaagaacttggataACTTTGGATTCCAATATGTTGTATTTGACCCTAATGATCTACTGGTTAAGTTGAACAGCTCTCTGGATCCAAAACAGTACAACATCACCGGATTTATTAACGGAGACCTCAGCTTGAAGGTGACAAACTTGGACGGAAAGTACTTGACTGTTAATAATCAAACGAACCAGTTGCAATTGCTGGATGATGTGGAATTATCCAAGCAACAATTCGCGGTGAGAAGAGATATGATTTTTGCTCAAGGAAGCTCCACTTGGAGCGTTTGTGGAGGAACTGGTGCTGACGACTTTGAAGGTGCCTACATTTACCATGGGACTTTGGAGGAGAACTCGCAGTTCTGTAGTAGCGGGGGCAGAGAATTAGAACTTAAAGCAATTGGAGATAGTGGCGCTATACCTGATTTTCCTCTCAATTAA
- a CDS encoding predicted protein → MSMSEAGELSREELIERVVELETVLSEFQESSKELEQLLEEELQDLERANTTLQSTLDKTNEQLLKSNSRIVELTRELNESQEKAAEKAREQEHRLSEIQQQLVTVEISNDSMESNDRILTNKLDLANQLNNVLLEKLALIENDLEREKKAGIEKRLYISNYQNQVKDLQKTIEILEKKTTADVPEADTSLISIGAVLKEGPPDENSSAPISTIKKSNSLQGIKSLNEGVQAYILSTSTKSLKSSSSVQLTVPSMVDYSFRRSVSAGNERSSSIPSTQSFNRLSLFMDPRDTRPQPLGLSEKENRSRVLQGDAKTRTRNYSHPLRVIPGSPNTAKISNLESKPQSKKKLVYN, encoded by the coding sequence ATGTCAATGTCAGAAGCCGGAGAGCTCAGCAGAGAGGAGCTAATAGAACGAGTGGTCGAGCTCGAGACTGTATTGTCTGAATTCCAGGAATCCAGTAAGGAATTAGAACAattattggaagaagaacttcagGATCTCGAGAGAGCCAATACTACACTACAGTCAACTTTGGATAAAACAAATGAGCAATTGCTAAAGTCAAATTCAAGGATTGTTGAATTGACAAGAGAACTCAACGAGTCACAAGAAAAAGCAGCAGAAAAGGCCCGAGAACAAGAGCACAGACTATCCGAAATACAGCAACAGTTGGTAACAGTAGAAATATCCAACGATAGTATGGAGTCCAACGATAGGATACTTACAAACAAGCTTGATCTCGCCAATCAACTCAATAATgtattgttggagaagttggctCTTATAGAAAATGATTTggaaagagagaagaaagcagGGATCGAAAAACGGTTGTACATTAGCAATTATCAGAATCAGGTCAAGGATCTACAGAAAACAATAGAAATacttgaaaagaaaacaacgGCTGATGTCCCCGAAGCGGACACACTGTTAATAAGCATAGGAGCTGTGTTGAAAGAGGGACCTCCTGATGAAAATAGTCTGGCACCAATCAGTACTATAAAAAAATCCAACAGTTTACAAGGAATCAAGAGCCTTAATGAAGGAGTACAGGCATATATACTTTCTACATCAACAAAGTCGCTCaaatcatcatcttctgtACAGTTAACGGTTCCACTGATGGTGGACTATCTGTTCAGAAGATCTGTTTCTGCGGGAAATgaaagaagttcttctatTCCGTCTACTCAATCGTTCAACAGACTCAGTCTTTTCATGGATCCACGAGATACACGCCCACAACCTTTAGGGTTATCtgagaaagaaaatagGAGTCGCGTTTTACAAGGCGATGCTAAGACCAGAACGAGAAATTATAGTCATCCATTGAGAGTCATACCCGGTTCTCCCAACACAGCGAAGATTTCGAATCTAGAGTCGAAACCCCagtcaaagaagaaacttgtGTATAACTAA